The Harpia harpyja isolate bHarHar1 chromosome 13, bHarHar1 primary haplotype, whole genome shotgun sequence genome contains a region encoding:
- the TOGARAM2 gene encoding TOG array regulator of axonemal microtubules protein 2 isoform X4, translating into MCFAKLLSGTDESVFQDLLKVDGRLLMLPGNPPAVVSGSATSGTSSRLSSAKSQLPPLPWKHKMISQQAKYHGPGSLYYGTIPRFKPRYTALRGGSIDSNLQFCGSSWIAEEASFQSILTTQMKKQPSLWDGDGNGAGKSLHPRAISPLAGWFSKASVHDVSAGAGGSLSRLSHQALTQDPRERDVSSAALETIQIKDKLKSRMMSEDLLASQREPSRTSNGEQEHGENDTGCDDSDGNNKELMSEGKGYKASLLPFHCSGGDGKKSLTVDLIPPIPKSARPSDGAPGSAAVPLPSSQHLVFQEGLEMRPRSGSSSEEKTLESLELQTLEPILPVLQHQPVGGMKSPRHLCEPVPQLTGLPLSQAEKMDHLMSSPLLSDDDLKDSNGRIHVTLSKSAQKKIHQKRMRQLELLRREKEKEREREKSLQLPTQSVDPGDAAEETSAGFGPLPVNGTDFICPSMSNARRGRAGTALRKWVNRPSLPSIPVISQRGSFPRNSSGNSLPAIALDFLEGEEEPECGIAQEARPFPHPQQRLLDTLTWLSSDDWEQKAKGLFSVRRLAICHSEVLLCRLHDVSLAVTKEVNNLRSKVSRFAISTLGELFRTVTKHMDHEVDEVARVLLQRMGDSSEFIQKAADRSLGIMVGTVTPARAMTAFMAIGVQHRNVVVRKCAAKHLLTAMERIGAEKLLSGTRASTEILVRTLVKLSQDCHPDTRCYGRKMLNILMSHRKFDRYLKQSVSSRDLEDVMATLKQKGIEDRKCECPPVKGTRKSRNRSLKMSEDNLPSDGGLRSGSDIHVLPRQTVRRTSLRTVEETEQLKELYRLLTAMEFQTRIEGVELLLDHCKSSPQLVSTNIVQIFDVFVLRLQDCNKKVNQQALEALALMTPILKYALHPVLVSLVAAVTDNLNSKRSGIYAAAVKVLEASIAHLDNTLLLQALAQRVRFLSGQALLDVTEHLSVLVESVYPQKPQVVKRYTLPALWFFLENRVLPTRSSKFRAVVAKLANSLYQVMGSRLKEHAAKEPQCVAKNLCDILDLNVE; encoded by the exons GCTCCTGATGCTGCCAGGAAACCCACCAGCAGTTGTATCAGGCTCAGCGACCAGCGGCACATCAAGTAGACTCTCATCTGCAAAGAGCCAATTGCCTCCCCTGCCATGGAAACACAAGATGATTTCGCAGCAG GCCAAGTACCACGGCCCAGGTTCTCTCTACTATGGGACTATTCCCAGGTTCAAACCCAGATACACAGCTCTGCGAGGCGGAAGCATTGATTCGAACCTGCAGTTTTGTGGCAGCAGCTGGATTGCTGAAGAAG CTTCTTTTCAGTCCATATTAACAACCCAGATGAAGAAGCAGCCTAGTttatgggatggggatgggaatggaGCTGGCAAATCTCTGCACCCAAGGGCCATCTCTCCTCTGGCTGGCTGGTTCAGCAAGGCTAGTGTGCATGATGTCAGCGCTGGGGCTGGAGGTTCTCTCTCCCGCCTTTCTCACCAAGCCTTGACCCAGGACCCCCGAGAGAGGGATGTGAGCAGTGCTGCCCTGGAAACCATTCAGATCAAGGACAAGCTGAAGTCAAGGATGATGTCTGAGGACCTGTTAGCCTCACAGAGAG AGCCCAGCAGGACGAGCAACGGAGAGCAGGAGCATGGGGAAAACGACACAGGCTGTGATGACAGTGATGGGAATAACAAGGAGCTGATGTCAGAGGGAAAAGGATATAAA GCTTCCCTGCTGCCTTTCCATTGCAGTGGTGGAGATGGGAAGAAGTCACTGACAGTGGATTTGATTCCCCCTATCCCCAAATCAGCAAGACCATCTGATGGGGCTCCTGGCAGCGCTGCAGTGCCTCTCCCAAGCTCTCAGCACCTGGTTTTCCAAGAGGGTCTGGAGATGAG GCCAAGATCAGGCAGCAGCAGTGAAGAGAAGACCCTTGAATCTCTAG AGCTCCAGACTCTGGAACCCATCTTGCCTGTTCTCCAGCATCAACCTGTTGGTGGCATGAAGTCTCCCAGACATTTATGTGAACCCGTGCCCCAGTTAACTGGCCTCCCACTCAGCCAGGCCGAGAAGATGGATCATCTCATGAGCTCTCCCCTTCTGAGTGACGATGACTTGAAGGACAGCAATGGAAGG ATCCATGTTACCTTGTCCAAGTCAGCTCAGAAGAAAATACACCAGAAGCGAATGAGACAGCTGGAGCTATTGCGtcgagagaaggagaaagagagagaaagggaaaagtcCTTGCAACTCCCTACACAGAGTGTTGACCCTGGGGATGCAGCCGAAGAAA CCTCTGCAGGTTTTGGCCCGCTGCCTGTCAATGGGACAGATTTCATTTGCCCCAGCATGAGCAATGCACGCAGAGGGCGCGCTGGTACTGCCTTGAGGAAGTGGGTCAACAGGCCCTCACTGCCCAGCATCCCCGTCATCAGCCAGCGTGGCAGCTTCCCACGCAACTCCTCAG GGAACTCGCTGCCAGCCATTGCTCTGGACTtcctggagggggaagaggagccagagTGTGGGATCGCCCAGGAAGCCAGACCCTTCCCTCACCCACAGCAGAGGCTGCTCGATACGCTCACATGGCTCAGCAGTGACGACTG GGAGCAGAAGGCGAAGGGACTCTTCAGTGTCAGACGCCTGGCTATCTGCCACTCAGAAGTCCTTCTCTGTAGACTTCATGATGTTTCCTTGGCAGTTACCAAGGAG GTGAACAACCTCCGCTCAAAGGTGTCTCGCTTTGCAATCAGCACTCTTGGAGAGCTCTTCAGGACCGTGACGAAACACATGGACCACGAGGTGGATGAGGTTGCCCGGGTCTTGCTCCAGAGGATGGGGGATTCCAGCGAGTTCATTCAGAAAGCAGCCGATCGATCCCTGGGGATCATGGTGGGGACCGTGACTCCTGCACGAGCAATGACTGCTTTCATGGCTATTGGAGTCCA GCACCGCAACGTCGTGGTGCGAAAGTGTGCGGCCAAACACCTACTGACTGCGATGGAGCGAATCGGAGCTGAGAAGCTCCTGTCGGGCACGCGTGCCAGTACCGAGATACTGGTGCGCACGCTGGTGAAGCTTTCTCAGGACTGTCATCCGGACACAAG GTGTTATGGACGGAAGATGCTGAATATATTGATGAGTCATCGAAAATTTGATAGGTATTTGAAACAGTCTGTCTCCTCACGTGACTTGGAAGATGTTATGGCAACACTTAAGCAGAAA gGGATAGAAGATCGTAAATGTGAATGTCCACCTGTCAAGGGCACCAGGAAGTCTAGGAACCGCAGCTTGAAGATGTCCGAGGACAACTTGCCTTCTGATGGAGG cttgaGGTCTGGCTCTGATATACATGTCTTACCCCGTCAGACAGTCCGTCGCACATCACTTCGGACCGTGGAAGAAACTGAACAGCTCAAGGAGCTTTACAGGCTCCTGACAGCCATGGAATTTCAGACACGAATAGAGGGAGTGGAGCTCCTCCTAGATCACTGCAAAAGCAGCCCCCAGCTCGTCTCCACTAACATTGTCCAG ATTTTTGATGTTTTTGTCCTGAGACTTCAGGATTGCAACAAGAAAGTGAACCAGCAGGCGCTGGAGGCGCTGGCTTTGATGACACCCATACTCAAATATGCCTTACACCCAGTGCTGGTCTCTCTGGTAGCAGCAGTCACTGACAACCTGAACTCAAAACGCTCGGGGATTTATGCTGCAGCTGTGAAAGTGCTGGAAGCATCCATTGCTCACCTAG ataaCACATTGCTGCTGCAAGCCTTGGCCCAGCGAGTGCGTTTCCTCAGTGGCCAAGCTCTGCTGGATGTCACAGAACATCTCTCAG TGCTTGTGGAATCTGTTTATCCTCAGAAACCCCAAGTCGTCAAGCGCTACACCCTGCCTGCGCTCTGGTTCTTCCTGGAAAACAGGGTCCTGCCTACCCGAAGCAGCAAATTCAGGGCTGTGGTCGCCAAGCTTGCAAATAGCCTCTACCAAGTGATGGGCTCCAGGCTGAAGGAGCATGCTGCCAAGGAGCCTCAGTGTGTGGCGAAAAACCTCTGCGACATTTTGGACCTGAATGTTGAGTGA
- the TOGARAM2 gene encoding TOG array regulator of axonemal microtubules protein 2 isoform X2: MLPGNPPAVVSGSATSGTSSRLSSAKSQLPPLPWKHKMISQQAKYHGPGSLYYGTIPRFKPRYTALRGGSIDSNLQFCGSSWIAEEASFQSILTTQMKKQPSLWDGDGNGAGKSLHPRAISPLAGWFSKASVHDVSAGAGGSLSRLSHQALTQDPRERDVSSAALETIQIKDKLKSRMMSEDLLASQRGLTDCSDPKGVTLKRVVSMPASQRLLVTSKPMSPIQNSLPFSEPSRTSNGEQEHGENDTGCDDSDGNNKELMSEGKGYKASLLPFHCSGGDGKKSLTVDLIPPIPKSARPSDGAPGSAAVPLPSSQHLVFQEGLEMRPRSGSSSEEKTLESLELQTLEPILPVLQHQPVGGMKSPRHLCEPVPQLTGLPLSQAEKMDHLMSSPLLSDDDLKDSNGRIHVTLSKSAQKKIHQKRMRQLELLRREKEKEREREKSLQLPTQSVDPGDAAEETSAGFGPLPVNGTDFICPSMSNARRGRAGTALRKWVNRPSLPSIPVISQRGSFPRNSSGNSLPAIALDFLEGEEEPECGIAQEARPFPHPQQRLLDTLTWLSSDDWEQKAKGLFSVRRLAICHSEVLLCRLHDVSLAVTKEVNNLRSKVSRFAISTLGELFRTVTKHMDHEVDEVARVLLQRMGDSSEFIQKAADRSLGIMVGTVTPARAMTAFMAIGVQHRNVVVRKCAAKHLLTAMERIGAEKLLSGTRASTEILVRTLVKLSQDCHPDTRCYGRKMLNILMSHRKFDRYLKQSVSSRDLEDVMATLKQKGIEDRKCECPPVKGTRKSRNRSLKMSEDNLPSDGGLRSGSDIHVLPRQTVRRTSLRTVEETEQLKELYRLLTAMEFQTRIEGVELLLDHCKSSPQLVSTNIVQIFDVFVLRLQDCNKKVNQQALEALALMTPILKYALHPVLVSLVAAVTDNLNSKRSGIYAAAVKVLEASIAHLDNTLLLQALAQRVRFLSGQALLDVTEHLSVLVESVYPQKPQVVKRYTLPALWFFLENRVLPTRSSKFRAVVAKLANSLYQVMGSRLKEHAAKEPQCVAKNLCDILDLNVE; encoded by the exons ATGCTGCCAGGAAACCCACCAGCAGTTGTATCAGGCTCAGCGACCAGCGGCACATCAAGTAGACTCTCATCTGCAAAGAGCCAATTGCCTCCCCTGCCATGGAAACACAAGATGATTTCGCAGCAG GCCAAGTACCACGGCCCAGGTTCTCTCTACTATGGGACTATTCCCAGGTTCAAACCCAGATACACAGCTCTGCGAGGCGGAAGCATTGATTCGAACCTGCAGTTTTGTGGCAGCAGCTGGATTGCTGAAGAAG CTTCTTTTCAGTCCATATTAACAACCCAGATGAAGAAGCAGCCTAGTttatgggatggggatgggaatggaGCTGGCAAATCTCTGCACCCAAGGGCCATCTCTCCTCTGGCTGGCTGGTTCAGCAAGGCTAGTGTGCATGATGTCAGCGCTGGGGCTGGAGGTTCTCTCTCCCGCCTTTCTCACCAAGCCTTGACCCAGGACCCCCGAGAGAGGGATGTGAGCAGTGCTGCCCTGGAAACCATTCAGATCAAGGACAAGCTGAAGTCAAGGATGATGTCTGAGGACCTGTTAGCCTCACAGAGAG GCCTGACTGACTGCAGTGACCCTAAGGGGGTTACCCTGAAGCGAGTAGTTTCTATGCCAGCTTCCCAGAGGCTCCTGGTAACCTCCAAGCCCATGTCTCCCATCCAGAACAGCCTTCCTTTCTCAGAGCCCAGCAGGACGAGCAACGGAGAGCAGGAGCATGGGGAAAACGACACAGGCTGTGATGACAGTGATGGGAATAACAAGGAGCTGATGTCAGAGGGAAAAGGATATAAA GCTTCCCTGCTGCCTTTCCATTGCAGTGGTGGAGATGGGAAGAAGTCACTGACAGTGGATTTGATTCCCCCTATCCCCAAATCAGCAAGACCATCTGATGGGGCTCCTGGCAGCGCTGCAGTGCCTCTCCCAAGCTCTCAGCACCTGGTTTTCCAAGAGGGTCTGGAGATGAG GCCAAGATCAGGCAGCAGCAGTGAAGAGAAGACCCTTGAATCTCTAG AGCTCCAGACTCTGGAACCCATCTTGCCTGTTCTCCAGCATCAACCTGTTGGTGGCATGAAGTCTCCCAGACATTTATGTGAACCCGTGCCCCAGTTAACTGGCCTCCCACTCAGCCAGGCCGAGAAGATGGATCATCTCATGAGCTCTCCCCTTCTGAGTGACGATGACTTGAAGGACAGCAATGGAAGG ATCCATGTTACCTTGTCCAAGTCAGCTCAGAAGAAAATACACCAGAAGCGAATGAGACAGCTGGAGCTATTGCGtcgagagaaggagaaagagagagaaagggaaaagtcCTTGCAACTCCCTACACAGAGTGTTGACCCTGGGGATGCAGCCGAAGAAA CCTCTGCAGGTTTTGGCCCGCTGCCTGTCAATGGGACAGATTTCATTTGCCCCAGCATGAGCAATGCACGCAGAGGGCGCGCTGGTACTGCCTTGAGGAAGTGGGTCAACAGGCCCTCACTGCCCAGCATCCCCGTCATCAGCCAGCGTGGCAGCTTCCCACGCAACTCCTCAG GGAACTCGCTGCCAGCCATTGCTCTGGACTtcctggagggggaagaggagccagagTGTGGGATCGCCCAGGAAGCCAGACCCTTCCCTCACCCACAGCAGAGGCTGCTCGATACGCTCACATGGCTCAGCAGTGACGACTG GGAGCAGAAGGCGAAGGGACTCTTCAGTGTCAGACGCCTGGCTATCTGCCACTCAGAAGTCCTTCTCTGTAGACTTCATGATGTTTCCTTGGCAGTTACCAAGGAG GTGAACAACCTCCGCTCAAAGGTGTCTCGCTTTGCAATCAGCACTCTTGGAGAGCTCTTCAGGACCGTGACGAAACACATGGACCACGAGGTGGATGAGGTTGCCCGGGTCTTGCTCCAGAGGATGGGGGATTCCAGCGAGTTCATTCAGAAAGCAGCCGATCGATCCCTGGGGATCATGGTGGGGACCGTGACTCCTGCACGAGCAATGACTGCTTTCATGGCTATTGGAGTCCA GCACCGCAACGTCGTGGTGCGAAAGTGTGCGGCCAAACACCTACTGACTGCGATGGAGCGAATCGGAGCTGAGAAGCTCCTGTCGGGCACGCGTGCCAGTACCGAGATACTGGTGCGCACGCTGGTGAAGCTTTCTCAGGACTGTCATCCGGACACAAG GTGTTATGGACGGAAGATGCTGAATATATTGATGAGTCATCGAAAATTTGATAGGTATTTGAAACAGTCTGTCTCCTCACGTGACTTGGAAGATGTTATGGCAACACTTAAGCAGAAA gGGATAGAAGATCGTAAATGTGAATGTCCACCTGTCAAGGGCACCAGGAAGTCTAGGAACCGCAGCTTGAAGATGTCCGAGGACAACTTGCCTTCTGATGGAGG cttgaGGTCTGGCTCTGATATACATGTCTTACCCCGTCAGACAGTCCGTCGCACATCACTTCGGACCGTGGAAGAAACTGAACAGCTCAAGGAGCTTTACAGGCTCCTGACAGCCATGGAATTTCAGACACGAATAGAGGGAGTGGAGCTCCTCCTAGATCACTGCAAAAGCAGCCCCCAGCTCGTCTCCACTAACATTGTCCAG ATTTTTGATGTTTTTGTCCTGAGACTTCAGGATTGCAACAAGAAAGTGAACCAGCAGGCGCTGGAGGCGCTGGCTTTGATGACACCCATACTCAAATATGCCTTACACCCAGTGCTGGTCTCTCTGGTAGCAGCAGTCACTGACAACCTGAACTCAAAACGCTCGGGGATTTATGCTGCAGCTGTGAAAGTGCTGGAAGCATCCATTGCTCACCTAG ataaCACATTGCTGCTGCAAGCCTTGGCCCAGCGAGTGCGTTTCCTCAGTGGCCAAGCTCTGCTGGATGTCACAGAACATCTCTCAG TGCTTGTGGAATCTGTTTATCCTCAGAAACCCCAAGTCGTCAAGCGCTACACCCTGCCTGCGCTCTGGTTCTTCCTGGAAAACAGGGTCCTGCCTACCCGAAGCAGCAAATTCAGGGCTGTGGTCGCCAAGCTTGCAAATAGCCTCTACCAAGTGATGGGCTCCAGGCTGAAGGAGCATGCTGCCAAGGAGCCTCAGTGTGTGGCGAAAAACCTCTGCGACATTTTGGACCTGAATGTTGAGTGA